A window of the Streptomyces formicae genome harbors these coding sequences:
- a CDS encoding heparinase II/III family protein encodes MSRYSRSELRAALAASPGPAVPEPLTGPHLDALWAGLRAEAVHGADTATPSWSQFHRFEADGDRVPYERVYFARRGRLNALAATAWLDGDPAVVEALADMVWSVCDEYTWALPAHAYLLAPAGRPMEQCVDLFAAETAHALAEIVTLLGDRLPAAVADRARAEVHRRVLGPFFGSKQPWLWESHTNNWSAVCAGSAGMAALALMTDPDELAEAMERCLDVLEVYLSGFGADGGCAEGIAYWVYGFGYFTYFAEALRARTGLDLLRDTPVAAAVAAFPQAIALGGGEYVMFSDTTRAPSLPTGLASRLRERLGAPVPAAVTVPASGDDWCHRWAHLARTLAWTDPAVLDAPVADAATWLPDLAWLVDRRTVGGAQVVFAAKGGHNAESHNHNDLGHFTLSVDGEELLADLGAGSYSHGYFGPERYTGHLHPSARAHSVPVVDGAVQQPGREAAATVVAVRVAEHGSGSGSGSESESGPESGSGSGSGSGSGSGLVLDLSAAYEDRQVLRSFTWRSDATLSTLSLTDTFDGAGHVEELFISRIEPRLDGSTAVWSSTRGVATLSFDGAVWRPETERIDTIGHLGGPETAYRLRLRSRGTTAAADFVLVVRPHAA; translated from the coding sequence ATGTCCCGCTACTCCCGCTCCGAACTGCGCGCCGCCCTCGCCGCCTCCCCCGGTCCGGCCGTGCCCGAGCCGCTCACCGGGCCCCACCTCGACGCTCTGTGGGCGGGGCTGCGGGCCGAGGCGGTGCACGGCGCGGACACCGCCACGCCCTCGTGGTCGCAGTTCCACCGCTTCGAGGCCGACGGCGACCGGGTGCCGTACGAGCGGGTGTACTTCGCCCGGCGCGGCCGGCTCAACGCGCTTGCCGCGACCGCCTGGCTCGACGGCGATCCGGCCGTGGTCGAGGCCCTGGCCGACATGGTCTGGTCGGTCTGCGACGAGTACACCTGGGCCCTGCCCGCGCACGCGTATCTGCTCGCGCCGGCGGGGCGGCCCATGGAGCAGTGCGTGGACCTGTTCGCCGCCGAGACCGCCCACGCTCTCGCCGAGATCGTCACGCTCCTCGGCGACCGGCTGCCCGCCGCCGTCGCCGACCGTGCCCGCGCGGAGGTGCACCGCCGCGTCCTGGGCCCGTTCTTCGGCAGCAAGCAGCCGTGGCTGTGGGAGTCCCACACCAACAACTGGTCTGCTGTGTGCGCCGGTTCCGCCGGAATGGCCGCGCTCGCCCTGATGACCGACCCCGACGAGCTGGCCGAGGCCATGGAACGCTGCCTGGATGTGCTGGAGGTCTACCTCAGCGGCTTCGGCGCCGACGGCGGATGCGCGGAGGGCATCGCGTACTGGGTCTACGGTTTCGGCTACTTCACCTACTTCGCCGAGGCGCTGCGCGCGCGTACCGGCCTCGACCTGCTCCGCGACACTCCGGTGGCGGCAGCGGTGGCCGCCTTCCCGCAGGCGATCGCGCTCGGCGGCGGGGAGTACGTGATGTTCTCCGACACCACCCGCGCACCGTCGCTGCCGACCGGGCTCGCCTCCCGGCTGCGGGAACGCCTCGGGGCGCCCGTACCGGCGGCGGTGACGGTCCCCGCGTCCGGTGACGACTGGTGCCACCGCTGGGCGCACCTGGCGCGGACCCTGGCCTGGACCGACCCGGCCGTACTCGACGCCCCGGTCGCCGACGCGGCCACATGGCTGCCGGATCTGGCCTGGCTGGTCGACCGGCGCACGGTCGGCGGAGCACAGGTCGTCTTCGCGGCGAAGGGCGGCCACAACGCCGAGTCGCACAACCACAACGACCTGGGCCACTTCACGCTGAGCGTGGACGGCGAGGAACTGCTGGCCGACCTCGGCGCGGGCAGCTATTCGCACGGTTACTTCGGCCCGGAGCGCTACACCGGCCATCTGCACCCGTCCGCACGGGCGCACTCCGTCCCGGTCGTGGACGGTGCCGTCCAGCAGCCGGGCCGCGAGGCCGCCGCGACCGTCGTGGCAGTACGCGTCGCCGAGCACGGGTCAGGGTCCGGGTCGGGGTCCGAGTCCGAGTCGGGGCCCGAGTCCGGGTCGGGTTCCGGTTCGGGTTCCGGTTCCGGTTCCGGGCTGGTCCTCGACCTGTCGGCGGCGTACGAGGACCGTCAGGTCCTGCGTTCCTTCACCTGGCGGTCCGACGCCACGCTCTCCACGCTCTCCCTCACCGACACCTTCGACGGTGCCGGTCACGTGGAGGAGCTGTTCATCAGCCGGATCGAGCCCCGCCTGGACGGGTCGACCGCCGTCTGGTCAAGCACCCGCGGAGTCGCGACCCTCAGCTTCGACGGGGCCGTCTGGCGGCCGGAGACCGAACGCATCGACACCATCGGGCACTTGGGCGGACCCGAGACTGCGTACCGACTGCGGCTGCGCTCCCGCGGCACCACCGCGGCCGCCGACTTCGTCCTGGTCGTCCGCCCCCACGCTGCCTGA
- a CDS encoding GDSL-type esterase/lipase family protein — MDHQHDDIPDPATTPRPTDWITTPLTADLLRGALELERTPHGVLPHRLPARARAQCGDGQLAMVEAQPSGVRLVLRTRATAVELDALRTKMAYQGAPPRPDGVYDLLVDGRLAGRAGVTGGNVLTVDMVTGSAETRPGPVGTVRFTGLPDRVKDVEIWLPYNEVTHLVALRSDAPVEAVPDRGRKVWLHHGSSISHGSDAAGPTSTWPALAASLGGVELINLGLGGSALLDAFTARAVRDTPADLISVKIGINLVNTDLMRLRAFTPAVHGFLDTIREGHPTAPLLVVSPILCPVHEHTPGPSAPDFTDLSEGKLRFRAAGDPAERAAGKLTLNVIRDELSRIVKQRATDDPNLHYLDGRDLYGEADFAELPLPDQLHPDAATHHRIGERFAAVAFGTGGPFAAEDD; from the coding sequence ATGGATCACCAGCACGACGACATCCCCGACCCCGCCACCACGCCCCGGCCGACGGACTGGATCACCACGCCCCTCACCGCGGACCTGCTGCGCGGCGCGCTCGAGCTGGAGCGCACCCCGCACGGGGTACTTCCGCACCGGCTGCCCGCACGGGCCCGTGCGCAGTGCGGCGACGGGCAGCTGGCCATGGTGGAGGCGCAGCCCTCCGGCGTACGGCTGGTCCTCCGCACCCGGGCCACGGCCGTCGAGCTGGACGCGCTGCGCACCAAGATGGCCTACCAGGGCGCCCCGCCGCGTCCGGACGGTGTGTACGACCTGCTCGTCGACGGCCGCCTGGCCGGGCGTGCCGGCGTGACCGGCGGCAACGTACTGACGGTGGACATGGTCACCGGGTCCGCCGAAACCCGGCCAGGACCGGTCGGCACCGTCCGGTTCACCGGCCTTCCCGACCGGGTGAAGGACGTCGAGATCTGGTTGCCGTACAACGAGGTCACCCACCTGGTCGCCCTGCGCTCCGACGCCCCCGTCGAGGCCGTGCCCGACCGGGGCCGCAAGGTGTGGCTGCACCACGGCAGTTCGATCAGCCACGGCTCCGACGCCGCCGGCCCCACCTCGACCTGGCCGGCGCTGGCCGCCTCCCTCGGCGGCGTGGAGCTGATCAACCTCGGGCTGGGCGGCAGCGCCCTGCTCGACGCGTTCACCGCCCGCGCCGTGCGGGACACCCCCGCGGACCTGATCAGCGTCAAGATCGGCATCAACCTGGTCAACACCGACCTGATGCGGCTGCGTGCCTTCACCCCGGCGGTGCACGGCTTCCTCGACACCATCCGCGAGGGGCACCCCACCGCTCCGCTGCTGGTCGTCTCGCCCATCCTGTGTCCCGTCCACGAGCACACCCCCGGCCCCAGCGCCCCGGACTTCACCGACCTCAGCGAAGGGAAGCTCCGGTTCCGGGCCGCGGGCGACCCCGCGGAGCGGGCCGCCGGGAAGCTGACGCTCAACGTCATCCGGGACGAGCTGTCCCGCATCGTGAAGCAGCGGGCGACCGACGACCCGAACCTGCACTACCTCGACGGCCGCGATCTCTACGGCGAGGCGGACTTCGCCGAGCTGCCGCTGCCCGACCAGCTCCACCCCGACGCCGCCACGCACCACCGCATCGGCGAGCGCTTCGCGGCCGTGGCCTTCGGCACCGGCGGACCGTTCGCCGCCGAGGACGACTGA
- a CDS encoding CHAT domain-containing protein codes for MRLSRDITGWAFLAEVGGARHAGLAVGLTGVSPFTTGDGAGASLFARARAWGVPVLRSLDELPFGAPVDPRWCVVQDDRGVLCVRSPDGALFAHDLDLERPAGWTETADATGSVILVVSHVFPATTDPQEALGFETRQGMVCAGPVRFGTPLRTEDATPTVRIAFDPVGRLWDLANLVCERILSPAEAERRARETERIRRGLAEAEHLAVPAEAMLGLLMREESIDHRGLVELVHVYWRLVAEVADACGVESAWRLAALRTVESAVPLVADRCEREVFDAADAVATRLIDRLSAPGDPETADPETADLDTVDLEAADLEAALLAAARLRMATRGPEDFAADDYARGGRTTWAARMEAELYRTWYTDEEPLQKDSPRLATEAVHLLLRALKLDGGVRLPRVMASLAQSVGGEKGVGQEAAGAALLLLLDSHVLSEPDLALFLIRVVDGVPPEAADGVLTAVFARPLADFVADHGRAVTSRVISQGVSLARERADRPLLETVLDWAERLDVRPDPAHRRQLIEARLHALPGDPTDCSTLDEALSFQVLDHWTPAQRSAALLHMAAHARDRRSPALGLTLLRQVTGSASEEVRLLTGDLHHQAAELDRPIAAPMPFPWGYYTYAALSYASLGFEDLARAGLVPLAQYLGSLRGEDLKGALYALIVDLPNFDTSGAPELGEVLRDLMHTAVWQMAAEYESLPTALMLGLHQAGKGAELGAWSRIDGPLELPAHIQHFVGMLRDLEGPAAVAEAAPNPPDVLDGAPDVLDGAPNLLDVLDADRRPVGGDGTQVARNLRWRISSFIDTELRRRSAPFVDDQRLWARVHELLDDRTVLLTWFLPMHVRGAAVLLAVTRRGRALFVHLGDGDGESRDRHPLADRVEAIRTEIQHDPLFADVTPEGARLLEFGDTLLGVGDRWAEWRAQGKNRLLVWPHGALHYLPVPLCRAGGRTIADDWTVTTLAGLEALAPSPDPVGPVRERRTAVLASAVGGVPYGLYAEPELELHARKVGEAVGVDAVTGSAATRAGLLAELSTADVVHIAVHGTMDQDAPWMHCLYLSPDGDDDGRVFAHDFLEADLRGVRLVTLAACESALGRFDHGDNVRGIPSALITAGAQAVVGCLWPVRPEPATYFYHAMHRRIAHGADAVQAFRDAQLATRVRYPAYRDWGAFTYLQGRSMGADT; via the coding sequence GTGCGGTTGTCGCGGGACATCACGGGGTGGGCGTTCCTGGCGGAGGTGGGCGGAGCCCGGCATGCGGGCCTGGCGGTCGGACTCACCGGCGTCAGCCCGTTCACGACGGGTGACGGGGCCGGTGCCAGTCTCTTCGCCCGTGCGCGCGCATGGGGCGTTCCGGTGCTCCGTTCGCTGGACGAGCTGCCCTTCGGCGCGCCTGTCGATCCCCGGTGGTGTGTCGTCCAGGACGACCGTGGCGTGCTGTGCGTCCGCAGCCCGGACGGAGCGCTGTTCGCGCACGACCTGGACCTGGAACGGCCGGCCGGATGGACGGAGACGGCGGATGCCACGGGGTCGGTGATCCTGGTCGTCTCCCACGTGTTCCCCGCCACAACCGATCCCCAGGAAGCGCTCGGCTTCGAGACGCGGCAGGGCATGGTGTGCGCCGGCCCGGTGCGCTTCGGCACGCCGTTACGCACCGAGGACGCGACGCCGACGGTCAGGATCGCCTTCGACCCCGTGGGCCGGCTGTGGGACTTGGCCAATCTCGTGTGCGAGCGGATCCTGTCGCCGGCCGAGGCGGAGCGGCGGGCGCGCGAGACGGAACGGATCCGGCGCGGTCTGGCCGAGGCGGAGCACCTCGCTGTGCCGGCCGAGGCGATGCTGGGTCTGCTGATGCGGGAGGAGTCCATCGACCACCGCGGCTTGGTCGAACTCGTCCATGTCTACTGGCGGTTGGTCGCTGAGGTCGCCGACGCCTGCGGGGTGGAATCCGCCTGGCGGCTCGCCGCGCTCCGCACCGTCGAGTCGGCCGTACCGCTGGTGGCGGACCGGTGCGAGCGCGAGGTGTTCGACGCGGCCGACGCGGTGGCGACGCGGCTGATCGACAGGCTGAGCGCCCCCGGCGACCCGGAGACCGCGGACCCGGAGACCGCGGACCTGGACACCGTTGACCTGGAAGCGGCGGATCTGGAGGCCGCGCTCCTGGCCGCCGCCCGGTTGCGGATGGCCACCAGAGGGCCGGAGGACTTCGCCGCAGACGACTACGCCCGCGGAGGCCGGACCACCTGGGCGGCGCGGATGGAAGCGGAGTTGTACCGCACGTGGTACACCGACGAGGAGCCCTTGCAGAAGGACTCTCCCCGCTTGGCGACCGAGGCGGTGCACCTGCTGCTCCGGGCGCTGAAGCTGGACGGCGGGGTGCGGCTGCCCCGGGTGATGGCGTCGCTCGCGCAGAGCGTCGGCGGCGAGAAGGGTGTCGGCCAGGAGGCCGCGGGCGCCGCGCTGCTGCTGTTGCTCGACTCGCACGTCCTCTCCGAGCCGGATCTCGCGCTGTTCCTGATCAGGGTGGTGGACGGGGTCCCGCCCGAGGCGGCCGACGGCGTTCTCACGGCGGTGTTCGCAAGACCCTTGGCGGACTTCGTCGCCGACCACGGCAGGGCCGTGACGTCCCGGGTGATCAGCCAGGGGGTCAGCCTGGCCAGAGAGCGCGCCGACCGGCCGCTGCTGGAGACCGTACTGGACTGGGCGGAGCGGCTCGACGTCCGCCCGGACCCCGCGCACCGCAGACAGCTGATCGAGGCCCGGCTGCACGCGCTGCCCGGCGATCCGACCGACTGCTCCACGCTCGACGAGGCACTTTCCTTTCAGGTCCTGGACCACTGGACGCCGGCGCAGCGGTCGGCGGCACTGCTCCACATGGCCGCGCACGCCCGCGACCGGCGAAGCCCCGCGCTGGGACTCACCCTGCTCCGACAGGTGACGGGCAGCGCGAGCGAGGAAGTCCGGCTGCTCACAGGGGATCTGCACCACCAGGCGGCGGAACTGGACCGGCCGATCGCGGCTCCGATGCCGTTCCCGTGGGGCTACTACACGTACGCGGCGCTCTCCTATGCCTCGCTGGGCTTCGAGGACCTGGCCCGGGCCGGCCTGGTGCCCCTCGCGCAGTACCTGGGGAGCCTGCGCGGGGAGGATCTCAAGGGAGCGCTGTACGCGCTCATCGTGGACCTGCCGAACTTCGACACCAGCGGCGCGCCCGAACTGGGCGAGGTGCTGCGCGACCTCATGCACACCGCCGTATGGCAGATGGCCGCGGAGTACGAGTCGCTGCCGACGGCGCTGATGCTCGGCCTGCACCAGGCGGGCAAGGGAGCGGAGCTGGGCGCCTGGTCGCGTATCGACGGCCCGCTCGAACTACCCGCGCACATCCAGCACTTCGTCGGCATGCTGCGCGACCTTGAGGGTCCCGCCGCCGTCGCCGAGGCCGCACCGAACCCTCCGGACGTCCTGGATGGCGCACCGGATGTCCTGGATGGCGCACCGAACCTGCTGGACGTCCTGGACGCCGATCGCCGTCCCGTCGGCGGCGACGGCACACAGGTCGCCAGGAACCTGCGGTGGCGCATCTCGTCCTTCATCGACACCGAACTGCGCCGCCGCTCGGCTCCGTTCGTCGACGACCAGCGCCTGTGGGCACGTGTGCACGAGCTGCTGGACGACAGGACCGTGCTGCTCACCTGGTTCCTGCCCATGCACGTGCGGGGCGCGGCCGTCCTGCTCGCCGTCACCAGGCGGGGCAGGGCGCTCTTCGTCCACCTCGGGGACGGCGACGGCGAGAGCCGCGACAGGCACCCCCTCGCCGACCGGGTCGAGGCGATCCGGACGGAGATCCAGCACGACCCGCTCTTCGCCGACGTCACACCGGAAGGCGCCCGGCTCTTGGAGTTCGGCGACACGCTGCTCGGCGTCGGCGACCGGTGGGCCGAGTGGCGCGCCCAGGGCAAGAACCGGCTGCTGGTGTGGCCGCACGGCGCGCTGCACTACCTGCCGGTGCCGTTGTGCCGCGCAGGTGGCCGCACTATCGCCGACGACTGGACCGTCACCACCCTTGCCGGCCTCGAAGCCCTGGCACCTTCACCTGACCCCGTCGGCCCGGTGCGGGAGCGGCGCACCGCCGTGCTCGCCTCGGCCGTGGGCGGTGTGCCCTACGGTCTGTACGCCGAACCGGAGCTGGAGTTGCACGCGCGGAAGGTCGGCGAGGCCGTGGGCGTGGACGCCGTCACCGGCTCCGCGGCCACCCGGGCCGGACTGCTCGCGGAACTGTCCACGGCCGACGTGGTCCACATCGCGGTGCACGGCACGATGGACCAGGACGCGCCGTGGATGCACTGCCTCTACCTCAGCCCGGACGGTGACGACGACGGCCGGGTCTTCGCCCACGACTTCCTCGAAGCCGACCTGCGCGGCGTCCGTCTCGTCACGCTCGCCGCGTGCGAGTCCGCGCTCGGCCGGTTCGACCACGGGGACAATGTGCGCGGCATCCCGTCGGCGCTCATCACGGCCGGCGCGCAGGCCGTCGTCGGATGTCTGTGGCCTGTGCGACCGGAACCGGCGACGTACTTCTACCACGCCATGCATCGTCGGATCGCCCACGGCGCGGACGCGGTCCAGGCTTTCCGCGATGCCCAACTCGCCACGCGCGTCCGGTATCCCGCATACCGTGACTGGGGAGCGTTCACCTACCTGCAAGGACGGAGCATGGGAGCCGACACATGA